Proteins from one Embleya scabrispora genomic window:
- a CDS encoding fibronectin type III domain-containing protein gives MTGLVVALAVTGCSDDGRDTTPPPVPVEVSALASSSVSVHVMWRADPSVAVFEVYRGDAKVLDVTGGRHMVDVGGLTPGTAYTFSVRAKDKAGNVSAASPQVPATTPSVVQGERVPPTAPGNLRGQARGKDGATLTWAAATDDVGVTAYDVWQAGVRVHSVAADRTTAVVTGLRPGTEYVFTVTARDAADNKSPASSPVTVVTEQGAGNGRNTAPTDLRAIPRTAADGTYVDLTWTPPDVDGVVASYEVYLDGRFLTTVQWGAAPPTETARYSLPLGDQRAVGHVLKIRGQLPDGTWGEFSADLTVTDAPPGAATPGGP, from the coding sequence TTGACCGGCTTGGTCGTTGCGCTGGCGGTGACCGGGTGTTCGGACGACGGGCGTGATACCACGCCGCCGCCGGTGCCCGTCGAGGTGAGCGCGCTCGCGTCGAGTTCGGTCTCGGTGCACGTGATGTGGCGGGCCGATCCGAGCGTGGCGGTGTTCGAGGTGTATCGCGGCGACGCCAAGGTGCTGGACGTCACCGGCGGGCGGCACATGGTGGACGTGGGCGGGCTGACGCCGGGGACCGCGTACACGTTCTCCGTGCGGGCCAAGGACAAGGCCGGGAACGTGTCGGCGGCGAGCCCGCAGGTGCCGGCCACCACGCCGTCCGTGGTCCAGGGCGAGCGGGTGCCGCCGACCGCGCCCGGGAACCTGCGCGGCCAGGCCCGGGGCAAGGACGGGGCGACGCTGACGTGGGCGGCCGCCACGGACGACGTGGGGGTGACCGCGTACGACGTGTGGCAGGCCGGCGTACGGGTGCACAGCGTCGCCGCGGATCGCACCACGGCGGTGGTCACCGGATTGCGCCCGGGCACCGAGTACGTGTTCACCGTCACCGCGCGCGACGCCGCCGACAACAAGTCGCCGGCGAGCAGCCCCGTCACGGTGGTCACCGAACAGGGCGCCGGGAACGGTCGCAACACCGCGCCGACCGACCTGCGCGCGATCCCGCGCACCGCGGCGGACGGCACCTATGTCGACCTGACCTGGACCCCGCCGGACGTGGACGGGGTGGTCGCGAGCTACGAGGTGTATCTGGACGGGCGGTTCCTGACCACGGTCCAGTGGGGCGCGGCGCCGCCGACGGAGACGGCGCGGTACAGCCTGCCGCTGGGCGATCAGCGGGCGGTCGGGCACGTGCTGAAGATCCGGGGCCAGTTGCCCGACGGGACGTGGGGCGAGTTCTCGGCCGACCTGACCGTCACCGACGCACCGCCCGGCGCCGCGACGCCGGGCGGGCCGTGA
- a CDS encoding cystathionine gamma-synthase, translating to MTQSHGFETLAIHAGQEPDPLTGAVVPPIYQVSTYKQDGVGGLRGGYEYSRSGNPTRTALEECVAALEDGTRALTFASGLAAEDCLLRALCAPGDHAVIPDDAYGGTFRLFAKVASRWGIEYTPAHAGDLDAVRAAIRPGVTKIVWCETPSNPLLGVADIAALAAVAHDAGALFVVDNTFASPYLQQPLTLGADIVVHSTTKYMGGHSDVIGGALVVKDAGLAAELAFHQNAMGAVPAPFDAWLTLRGLKTLGVRMDRHCANAERVVDLLSRHPRVAEVMYPGLPGHPGHDVAVKQMKAFGGMVSFRVTGGEEAAVQVCNRAELFTLGESLGGVESLIEHPGRMTHASAAGSPLEVPGDLVRLSVGIESADDLLADLERALG from the coding sequence ATGACCCAATCGCACGGCTTTGAGACCCTGGCGATCCATGCCGGGCAGGAACCCGACCCGCTGACCGGGGCCGTGGTTCCGCCGATCTACCAGGTGTCCACCTACAAGCAGGACGGCGTCGGCGGGCTGCGCGGCGGCTACGAGTACAGCCGCTCCGGCAACCCGACCCGCACCGCGCTCGAAGAGTGCGTCGCGGCCCTGGAGGACGGCACCAGGGCGCTGACCTTCGCCTCCGGACTGGCCGCCGAGGACTGCCTGCTGCGCGCCCTGTGCGCGCCGGGCGACCACGCGGTGATCCCGGACGACGCCTACGGCGGCACCTTCCGACTGTTCGCGAAGGTGGCCTCGCGCTGGGGGATCGAGTACACCCCCGCGCATGCCGGCGACCTCGACGCGGTACGGGCCGCCATCCGGCCCGGCGTCACGAAGATCGTCTGGTGCGAGACGCCGAGCAACCCGCTGCTGGGCGTCGCCGACATCGCCGCCCTCGCGGCCGTCGCGCACGACGCGGGCGCGCTGTTCGTGGTCGACAACACCTTCGCCTCGCCCTACCTCCAGCAGCCGCTGACCCTGGGCGCGGACATTGTGGTGCACTCCACGACGAAGTACATGGGCGGCCACTCCGACGTGATCGGCGGCGCGCTCGTGGTCAAGGACGCCGGTCTGGCCGCCGAGTTGGCGTTCCACCAGAACGCGATGGGCGCCGTGCCCGCGCCGTTCGACGCGTGGCTGACGCTGCGCGGGCTCAAGACGCTGGGCGTGCGGATGGACCGGCACTGCGCCAACGCGGAGCGGGTCGTGGACCTGCTCTCGCGGCACCCGCGCGTGGCCGAGGTGATGTATCCCGGGCTGCCGGGACACCCGGGCCACGATGTCGCGGTCAAGCAGATGAAGGCGTTCGGCGGCATGGTGTCGTTCCGGGTGACCGGTGGCGAGGAGGCCGCCGTTCAGGTGTGCAACCGGGCCGAACTCTTCACCCTGGGCGAATCCCTCGGCGGCGTCGAGTCGCTGATCGAGCACCCGGGCCGGATGACGCACGCCTCGGCGGCGGGCTCGCCGCTGGAGGTCCCGGGCGACCTGGTGCGGTTGTCGGTGGGCATCGAATCCGCCGACGACCTGCTGGCCGACCTGGAACGCGCCCTCGGCTGA
- a CDS encoding MarR family winged helix-turn-helix transcriptional regulator, whose product MTPEQDPIDPTGSADPLYDRLQHEVALFARRAEQTRLGAVGELRNSMDRAAYLLLGRLEAGGPMGVKALAQAMTIDSSTVTRQVTPLVEQGLVDRVPNPDDGRAVLLELSTEGRDRLHQVRNARQRLMAEICEGWSLDDRERFTALLTRFNASMERRQNRTTSES is encoded by the coding sequence ATGACACCGGAACAGGACCCGATCGACCCCACCGGCTCTGCGGACCCGCTCTACGACCGCCTGCAGCACGAGGTGGCCCTCTTCGCGCGGCGCGCCGAACAGACCCGCCTCGGCGCGGTCGGCGAACTGCGCAACTCCATGGACCGCGCGGCCTACCTGCTGCTCGGCCGGTTGGAGGCGGGCGGCCCGATGGGCGTCAAGGCCCTCGCACAGGCGATGACGATCGACTCGTCCACGGTGACCCGCCAGGTCACCCCGCTGGTCGAACAGGGCCTGGTCGACCGGGTCCCCAACCCGGACGACGGCCGCGCGGTCCTCCTCGAACTCTCCACCGAAGGCCGCGACCGCCTCCACCAGGTCCGCAACGCCCGCCAACGCCTGATGGCCGAAATCTGCGAAGGCTGGAGCCTGGACGACCGCGAACGCTTCACCGCCCTCCTCACCAGATTCAACGCCTCCATGGAACGCCGCCAAAACCGCACCACCTCGGAGTCCTGA
- the ilvA gene encoding threonine ammonia-lyase → MSSPASDVVNLHDIRLARKMLESVVRETPIRSCRALTDRVGTPVHLKCENLQRTGSFKIRGAYVRIAGLSDAERARGVVAASAGNHAQGVALAARTLGVASTVFMPAGAPLPKVAATRSYGAEVILGGDNVEHALAAARAHADETGAVFIHPFDHRDVVAGQGTVGLEILEQCPEVETILVGTGGGGLLAGISVAVKALRPDVKVIGVQAASAAAYPPSLAAGAPVSLPSFGTMADGIAVGRPGEVPFALIRAYTDAIRTVGEESLSQALLLCMERAKLVVEPAGAASVAALLEAGEPIEGPVVAVLSGGNVDPLLMLRVLRHGLASAGRYLSLRVRIPDSPGALATLLGRLAETDANIAAVSHVRTDATLRVGEADVDLQLETKGRSHCAAVVEALYGAGYTVSKS, encoded by the coding sequence ATGAGCAGCCCTGCCTCGGACGTGGTGAATCTCCACGACATCCGCCTCGCGCGGAAGATGTTGGAAAGTGTCGTCCGCGAGACGCCGATACGGTCCTGTCGGGCGCTGACCGATCGGGTCGGCACGCCCGTCCACCTCAAGTGCGAGAACCTCCAGCGCACCGGGTCGTTCAAGATCCGCGGGGCCTACGTGCGGATCGCGGGACTGTCCGACGCCGAGCGGGCCCGGGGCGTGGTCGCCGCCAGCGCCGGCAACCATGCCCAGGGCGTCGCGCTCGCGGCCCGCACCCTCGGTGTCGCGTCCACCGTGTTCATGCCGGCCGGCGCGCCGCTGCCCAAGGTCGCCGCGACCCGCTCCTACGGCGCCGAGGTGATCCTCGGCGGGGACAACGTCGAACACGCGCTCGCCGCCGCGCGCGCCCACGCGGACGAGACCGGCGCGGTGTTCATCCACCCCTTCGACCACCGCGACGTGGTGGCCGGCCAGGGCACCGTGGGCCTGGAGATCCTGGAGCAGTGCCCCGAGGTCGAAACCATCCTCGTGGGCACCGGCGGCGGCGGCCTGCTGGCCGGAATCTCCGTGGCCGTCAAGGCACTTCGCCCCGACGTCAAGGTGATCGGCGTACAGGCCGCGTCCGCCGCCGCCTACCCGCCCTCGCTCGCCGCCGGCGCCCCCGTGTCGCTGCCCTCGTTCGGCACGATGGCCGACGGGATCGCGGTCGGCCGCCCCGGCGAGGTGCCCTTCGCGCTGATCCGCGCGTACACCGACGCGATCCGGACCGTCGGCGAGGAGTCCCTGTCCCAGGCGCTGCTGCTGTGCATGGAGCGGGCCAAGCTGGTGGTCGAACCGGCCGGTGCCGCGTCGGTGGCGGCGCTGCTCGAGGCCGGCGAGCCGATCGAGGGCCCGGTGGTCGCGGTGTTGTCCGGGGGCAACGTGGACCCGCTGCTGATGTTGCGGGTATTGCGGCACGGCCTGGCCTCGGCCGGCCGCTACCTCTCACTGCGCGTCCGGATTCCCGACAGCCCGGGCGCACTGGCCACCCTGCTCGGCCGGTTGGCGGAGACCGACGCCAACATCGCGGCGGTGTCGCACGTACGCACCGACGCCACGCTGCGCGTCGGCGAGGCGGACGTGGACCTGCAACTGGAGACCAAGGGACGCAGCCACTGCGCGGCGGTGGTGGAGGCGCTGTACGGCGCCGGGTACACGGTCAGCAAGAGCTGA
- a CDS encoding ATP-binding cassette domain-containing protein gives MQEAIVAEGLVKTFGSVRALDGVDVSVPTGTVLGLLGPNGAGKTTCVRVLTTLLKPDSGRAVVAGHDVLKNPNEVRRSIGLSGQFAAVDEYLTGRENLRMVGELYQLSGRDAKRRADELLAQFDLSEAGDRPAKTYSGGMRRRLDLAAALVVSPPVMFMDEPSTGLDPRNRMALWRVIEELVAGGTTLLLTTQYLEEADHLAHEIAVVDHGKVIARGTADQLKVKVGGERVEVVVHDAERLTDATEMLTGFGKGELGVVKLQRRITVPVTGGAKLLAEIIRELDARGIEIDDIGLRRPTLDDVFISLTGHAAESENDNADNADNDGDDEDRSEAGPQRGRGKAVKR, from the coding sequence ATGCAGGAAGCGATCGTCGCCGAAGGTCTGGTCAAGACCTTCGGCTCGGTCCGAGCGCTCGACGGCGTGGACGTGAGTGTGCCCACCGGCACCGTCCTCGGTCTGCTCGGCCCGAACGGCGCAGGCAAGACGACATGCGTACGCGTACTGACCACACTGCTCAAACCCGACTCGGGGCGAGCGGTGGTGGCCGGTCACGACGTGCTCAAGAACCCCAACGAGGTCCGCCGCTCGATCGGTCTGTCCGGGCAGTTCGCCGCCGTGGACGAATACCTGACCGGCCGGGAGAACCTCCGGATGGTCGGCGAGCTGTACCAGCTGAGCGGTCGCGACGCCAAGCGTCGCGCCGACGAACTGCTCGCCCAGTTCGACCTGTCCGAAGCGGGCGATCGGCCCGCCAAGACCTATTCCGGCGGGATGCGCCGCCGGCTCGACCTGGCGGCGGCCCTGGTGGTCAGCCCGCCGGTGATGTTCATGGACGAGCCGTCCACCGGGCTCGACCCGCGCAACCGCATGGCGTTGTGGCGCGTGATCGAGGAACTGGTCGCCGGCGGCACCACGTTGCTGCTGACCACGCAGTATCTGGAGGAGGCCGACCACCTCGCGCACGAGATCGCGGTGGTGGACCACGGCAAGGTGATCGCCCGCGGCACCGCCGACCAGCTCAAGGTCAAGGTCGGCGGCGAGCGGGTCGAGGTGGTCGTGCACGACGCCGAACGACTGACCGACGCCACCGAGATGCTGACCGGTTTCGGCAAGGGCGAACTGGGTGTGGTCAAGCTTCAGCGCCGGATCACCGTCCCGGTCACCGGCGGCGCCAAGCTGCTCGCCGAGATCATCCGCGAACTGGACGCGCGCGGCATCGAGATCGACGACATCGGGCTGCGCCGGCCCACCCTCGACGACGTGTTCATCTCGCTCACCGGGCATGCCGCGGAAAGCGAGAACGACAACGCCGACAACGCCGACAACGACGGCGACGACGAAGACCGGAGCGAGGCCGGTCCGCAACGCGGTCGCGGCAAGGCGGTGAAGCGGTGA
- a CDS encoding ABC transporter permease: MAVVTKTPLGEPVTRSGVAQSIHDSLVIARRNLIRMTRIPEMILFGVIQPVMFVVLFTYVFGGSMTVGGSTDSGVYKDFLMAGIFAQTVTFATAGSAAGIADDMQKGLIDRFRSLPMARGAVLTGRTVADLAQTAITMFVLAVVALLVGWRTGSADSTSVARVAAGFGLLLLLGYAFTWIGALIGLSVRTPEAATSGGIIWLFPVTFISNAFVDSSRMTPWVRHIAEWNPFSATVQAARVLFGNPGVVQSDAWPMQHPVWASLIWSGVIIVIFRALAVRKYLRATG; this comes from the coding sequence ATGGCTGTCGTGACGAAGACGCCCCTGGGCGAACCGGTGACCCGAAGCGGCGTGGCCCAGTCGATTCACGACTCCCTGGTCATCGCGCGCAGGAACCTGATCAGGATGACCAGGATTCCGGAGATGATCCTGTTCGGGGTCATCCAGCCGGTGATGTTCGTGGTGCTGTTCACGTACGTCTTCGGCGGCTCGATGACGGTCGGTGGCAGTACCGACTCCGGCGTCTACAAGGACTTCCTGATGGCGGGCATCTTCGCCCAGACCGTCACCTTCGCCACCGCGGGGTCGGCCGCAGGCATCGCGGACGACATGCAAAAGGGGCTCATCGACCGGTTCCGGTCGTTGCCGATGGCGCGTGGAGCCGTACTGACCGGCCGCACGGTCGCCGACCTCGCCCAGACGGCGATCACGATGTTCGTGCTCGCGGTCGTCGCGCTGCTCGTGGGCTGGCGCACCGGCTCCGCCGACTCGACCAGCGTCGCGCGGGTCGCGGCCGGCTTCGGTCTGCTGCTCCTGCTCGGATACGCGTTCACCTGGATCGGCGCGCTGATCGGACTGTCCGTGCGCACCCCGGAGGCGGCGACCTCGGGAGGGATCATCTGGCTGTTCCCGGTCACGTTCATCTCGAACGCGTTCGTGGACTCCAGCCGGATGACGCCCTGGGTGCGGCACATCGCCGAGTGGAACCCGTTCAGCGCGACGGTGCAGGCGGCCCGGGTGCTGTTCGGCAATCCGGGTGTCGTGCAGTCCGACGCCTGGCCGATGCAGCACCCCGTGTGGGCCTCGCTGATCTGGTCGGGTGTGATCATCGTGATCTTCCGCGCGCTTGCGGTCCGCAAGTACCTCCGGGCGACCGGCTGA
- the greA gene encoding transcription elongation factor GreA: MTQTSESVTWLTQEAYDRLKAELEDLSGPGRAEIAVKIEEARQEGDLKENAGYHAAKEEQGKQELRIRQLIGLLQNAKVGEAPADDGVVEPGMVVTVVFDGDKDDPTTFLLGSREDAVTDIEVYSPQSPLGKAINGKTIGHQATFALPNGKTTSVEVVDAKPYRG; the protein is encoded by the coding sequence GTGACCCAGACCAGCGAAAGCGTCACCTGGCTCACCCAGGAGGCGTACGACCGGCTGAAGGCCGAGCTGGAAGACCTGTCGGGTCCCGGCCGTGCCGAGATCGCCGTGAAGATCGAAGAGGCCCGCCAGGAAGGCGACCTCAAGGAGAACGCGGGCTACCACGCGGCCAAGGAGGAGCAGGGCAAGCAGGAGTTGCGCATTCGCCAGCTCATCGGCCTGCTCCAGAACGCCAAGGTCGGCGAGGCGCCCGCGGACGACGGCGTCGTCGAGCCCGGCATGGTCGTGACCGTCGTCTTCGACGGCGACAAGGACGACCCCACCACCTTCCTGCTCGGCTCGCGCGAGGACGCCGTGACCGACATCGAGGTCTACTCGCCCCAGTCCCCGCTGGGCAAGGCGATCAATGGCAAGACCATCGGTCACCAGGCCACGTTCGCGCTGCCGAACGGCAAGACCACCAGTGTCGAGGTCGTGGACGCCAAGCCCTACCGGGGCTGA
- a CDS encoding DUF4307 domain-containing protein produces MSATPVTRYGKGATRSDRKLRIAFAVFMVVLVAGTVWIGLDVANPGVRGSIPSFRVTSDSSVEAQVEIRKDADKEAVCVLRSRDRDGAEVGRRELRFAKGEKHIERTETLQTAGKPNTAELENCHTVG; encoded by the coding sequence GTGAGCGCAACGCCCGTCACCCGTTACGGCAAGGGCGCCACCCGAAGCGATCGCAAACTGCGGATCGCGTTCGCGGTCTTCATGGTCGTGCTCGTGGCCGGGACGGTGTGGATCGGCCTCGATGTGGCGAACCCCGGCGTGCGCGGGTCTATTCCGAGCTTTCGGGTGACCTCGGATTCCTCGGTGGAGGCCCAGGTCGAGATCCGCAAGGACGCCGACAAGGAAGCCGTCTGCGTACTGCGCTCGCGCGATCGCGACGGCGCCGAGGTCGGACGCCGCGAACTGCGGTTCGCCAAGGGCGAGAAGCACATCGAGCGCACCGAGACGCTGCAGACGGCGGGCAAGCCGAACACCGCCGAACTGGAGAACTGTCACACCGTCGGTTGA
- the mca gene encoding mycothiol conjugate amidase Mca, giving the protein MAVHAHPDDESSKGAATMARYVAEGAEVLVATCTGGERGSVLNPALQGDPEIEANIHEVRRKEMDAAREILGVEQAWLGWEDSGLPEGDPLPPLPEGCFALLDVDKAAEPLVRLIREFRPHVITTYDENGGYPHPDHIQTHKITMVAFDAAGDPDAYPGAGEPWQPLKLYYNQGISRARIEALHEGMQKRGLESPYGEWLERWGDRDERDITTRVPCADWFETRDRALIAHATQVDPDGFWFRVPISVQREVWPTEDYELVRSLVDTDLPEDDLFAGVRVGVRR; this is encoded by the coding sequence ATGGCGGTGCACGCGCACCCCGACGACGAGTCGAGCAAGGGCGCGGCCACGATGGCCCGCTATGTCGCCGAGGGGGCCGAGGTCCTCGTCGCGACCTGTACCGGCGGCGAACGCGGCTCGGTACTGAACCCCGCTCTCCAGGGCGACCCGGAGATCGAGGCGAACATCCACGAGGTGCGCCGCAAGGAGATGGACGCGGCCCGCGAGATCCTGGGTGTGGAGCAGGCCTGGCTGGGCTGGGAGGACTCGGGGCTGCCCGAGGGCGACCCGCTGCCGCCGCTCCCCGAGGGCTGCTTCGCGCTCCTCGACGTGGACAAGGCGGCCGAGCCGCTGGTCCGGCTGATCCGCGAGTTCCGTCCGCACGTGATCACCACGTACGACGAGAACGGCGGCTACCCGCACCCGGACCACATCCAGACGCACAAGATCACCATGGTGGCGTTCGACGCCGCGGGCGACCCGGACGCCTACCCGGGCGCCGGCGAGCCGTGGCAGCCGCTGAAGCTGTACTACAACCAGGGCATCTCGCGGGCGCGGATCGAGGCGCTGCACGAGGGCATGCAAAAGCGCGGCCTGGAGTCCCCCTACGGCGAATGGCTGGAGCGCTGGGGCGACCGGGACGAGCGCGACATCACCACCCGTGTGCCGTGCGCCGACTGGTTCGAGACCCGGGACCGGGCGCTGATCGCGCACGCCACCCAGGTGGACCCGGACGGCTTCTGGTTCCGGGTGCCGATCTCGGTACAGCGCGAGGTGTGGCCGACGGAGGACTACGAACTGGTGCGATCGCTGGTGGACACCGACCTGCCGGAGGACGACCTGTTCGCGGGTGTGCGGGTGGGCGTGCGCCGCTAG